DNA from Megalops cyprinoides isolate fMegCyp1 chromosome 14, fMegCyp1.pri, whole genome shotgun sequence:
CAGACAACCTGGGCCTTTTCACAATACAGCAATTGTGCACCATGAACTGTTGCAATCAACTCCATGCAAATTCACAACAAGCAAAATATAGTGACCTGGAAATCCTCAGCCTTTTTTCTCGacattcattgttcatttttcaaaggttGATTGGAGAAGGTTGgattataatttatattatgcAAGCATGcaatgtgaaatttgtttttgcaCACATTTACTCTCTAAACATCACATTTGCAATctgcaacttttttttaactgtatgtGGAGAATGAAGGTGGTTCATATGTATGATGATTGATATCGTTACAGCCAAGAGAACAACACCACTTCTGgaatacataaaaaacaagaaacttGAGAAGCAGGTAATACAACATCACCTTTCCTTTTTCTACAATGTAGTTTGAAAATATGATTCAAATATGTAATTTGCCTTGGAAATGTGATGTGGCTCTGCTCTGGTTATGGCTGAAGACACTCGTGTCTTCTTTGTGCTGTTGATCAGAGGAtcagggaggagaagagagaggagaggaggcgcagggagcaggagaaaaagcgacagagggaggaggagaagaggaagcggagggaggaagagaggcgCAAACGCAAGGAGGCTGAGAAGCAAAAGAAGCTGGCGGAGAAGGAGATCAAAATCAAGGTGTGCCACTGTGATTCCCATGGACTCACAGCTAACACAGTGCATTGAGCAGCTTGTTGGTGATTGTGTAAACCAACAATTTCTGAAGTATTGTATTTTAAACCACTGTCATTTATCCTATTTCTGATTGTAACAGAAATGAACATTagcttgttaaaaataaataccttcAAAGCACTGGCTTCCAAATCCTGTTCTGCTGCACTATTTGAATGAACAAATTATATTAGTATTTGTGAATGTCTCAGCTCCTGAAGAAATCGGACAGAGATGATGATCCAGACTCTGACAGACTGAAAGACAGAGGTGACAGCGGAGACACTGAGAGGAACAGATGGGACAAATCATCTGGACACATGAAGGCAAAGCATCTGGAAAAGGAGGCAAAAGACAAGTAAGAAGCTTTATATGTATCCATTCCTACCCTGGACATTATACATCCaatcaaatgtgtttattgaatCAGATAAGTAACCGCAGAACAAATAAGCAAACCTGCTAATCTCTGAAAGTTGTGTACCTGTCTAAATCTATTAAGATAAAAGTCAATTCTTGATTTATCTTGGTAAAAAGGAGTCAGTGGTGTCAGAAAGGGATCACGCAGTTAAAACTGTCCCTGTGCCCCTCTGTTGAATGAGAATGTGTCCGCTGTCCCTCCAGAAGCCAGGCTGAGAGTGACAAGGAACAAAGGGACCACGGCCGCAGGCTGAGGGACAAGGACCCAGACAGGCATCGGGGTCGCGACGAGGAACGCAAGCGCCAGAGGCACCACTACGAGTTCGACAAGTTCATGCGCCACAAGGAAGAGACCAAGTGGGGCAAGGGGTACTGCCAGGACAGGGCCAAGAAGGACAGCCACCACCACAACTACTCGTTTTGCCCGGACACAGGGGACAAGCTGGGGAAGGATGACAGGGAGGACATGGGCAGCCGGAAGGAACGCATTCGAAACAAGGTGAGCGAGGCTCCATGTGGAAATTCCAAGTCTGCTCTCAGTGCATTTACCGAAAGCAAGAATGAATGCAGATCTTTCTGTGGTACATTCACACAATGACAAAGTCACAGACGCTAACCTTAGTCGGATGCTAAAGCCTGGACAACACAAGCACATGGCATGGTGACTTAACAGTAAGCCTAGTTTTGAAGAGCATAAGGGCTCATGTCATTCTTTATACATATCTTTATGTGTGCGTTGGCAGTGCAGTAGGGATCAGAGAGTCATTTGTCTTCCTGTCAGAACCTTCCTAGTCACTTAGTACTACTACACACAAGTACTACTCATTTAACCTATATATTCTATGCTACACTTAAATGATGGCTGTTGGTTTGCAACACAAATCCATCACCTCCCAGGGGCTTGCGTTGCACCACCTGCTTGTGTTGTCAGCTGTGCATTGCACTGCAGAGATCTCTAGAGCCTGTTAGCTGTGATCAGACCGTGGCAAAATGGGTCTTTCCATTGATCGAAGACACGTGTCTCCCAGTCTGTGTTAGCGCATCAGGACAAAAGGACCTCCCAGTCTGAGGGGCGAGACCAGATAGGAGGGGCTCTGCCAGTCAAGGTACAGATAGCTCTCCAGCCTTTGCACCCAGGGGAGGGGTTACGCAGTGGAGCTGGGAGGCTCCATTCAGGGCCTTGCCTCATTgttgacagcaaaaaaagatgGCCTGTTAGAAACACTACCACATGGTGGCAGCGCGCTCCAGATACAGTGACGCTATGAATTGTTACATAATAATGAACCATTGGGCATAAGGGGAACACAGCTCTTTCTGAGTGACGGCCTGTGCAATGAATCAGGAAACGGGACACTGAATATGTGTCCCTTTGTTCATATTACACAGAATAGCAACAGTAAACAATGAAAAGTATTATGGTTGAAGTAAAATGAAGAGTAAAAATGTAGTTTAACAGAgtaattttttaacatttttaatcttttgaaATACAGAGAGcttttttaagaataaaaacaattgGTCTCTCATGtttcatgttctgtttcatGGAATTATCTTCAGGGGCTGACGattacttcaaaaataaaattttgcaaTCGTCTTTTGTTGTCAATAACTATGGCAATGGTATCACTTGACACATTGGACcacattttaatatgcaaataaacccttatgtaaaatattttttgatattttttgcaTCTAGCAATGTGTGCTCCTACCCACTGATTGATTCAATCCATTATCATTTGCTCTAAAAGGCAGTAAAAAGCTTTGGGCGGGGTGCACTTTTGCACTGTTAAAACTCCCTTACCATCGCAAAAGCTGAAATTTCGTTAAAGATCTCGTTTAAAGACCTGGTGGTTAGAAGCAGTGAGATCCAGATTCAATATGACTGCAGTGTGCTATTTAATGCTTGGacaataattaatcatttaacCAATATCCTTTGGTTTAACTTTGTGCCTTACTGAACTCCATatattgtttaaatgtgaatggctggcattaaatgtaaatgaagatatttattcataaaatttgGCTGCTGTTTACtacatttgtgtacatttactaatttaatgttgcttttatatCTACATTATAAACTTGTGGTTGTTTAAACTCTTATTCATTAAtcattgttgttttaaaaaaaaaaccttttgtaaTATTGATTTaagttttaatgtgtgtatatgtatttcaatCCTCCCTTGGGATTTGCAGCCTTTACTGTGTCATTTCAACAGGTTTGTCTTGTCTGCTTATTTTAGTGTATGCCTTTGAAAGTAAGACATATAAAGGATGTTAAAGTGAATCGAAAACAATCTCCTTTGGAAAGCAGATTTCACTGTTGTTAGCCTCAAAGCCTATCTGTGCACATTCAGGCAAGTGTGGTTACACTATCATTGTATGAGTCCTGCTGATTCTCGAAAAGCATCTCACAGTTCAGGAAAGTGCTTCAGATTTTAGGGATATACTGCCGCCTTACGCAATGCAGTTTCATTGAATCTGGCCTTGTGTTGAGAGCAACCACAGAGAAAAGGCATGTAGCGATCACACAGACGATCGCAGTAGTAACCGAGTCCTTAGCCGTTTTGAGTCCCACCGCTTGAATGACATGCTATGTCGTGTTGGGAGTGAAGCCTTGTAGTTATGACAGAGTGCGGCGCTCTCTTCTTTTCTGTCTCGGGCTTTTTTCGTAACAGGACCGTCCTGCCATGCAGCTGTACCAGCCAGGGGCGCACAGCCGTACCCGCGCGGGGTCGGGGGGCAAGGGGTATGACTGCTTCGGCAACTCGCCAGAGCGTGGAGGCGAGCCCAGGTACGAGATGGCCATGGGGACGGGGTCCGAGAAGAGCGGGGACGAGTAATCTTGCCAATCGCCTAACCATGGGAGGAGGGTAATGCCGGTGAATGGAATCGTGGGTTATTTCCTCAAGTTAATCCTGTCGTGTCACTCTTCAAAAGAGCACACAATATAAATGGCCGgctctttcttttccctgataACACGCATTGTAAAGACTGAGTACTGCATCAGTGATTCTACAGAAATGTTACAATGCAGGTGTGTTGAAattatgtgctgtgttttagcTTCATGCCAGAGGTCACTGCCTGATAGTGTCATTTATATTTCTACAAAATACTCAAGAGTTCTATTGTTTTATAAGAAATGTACTTACAGAAGCACACTTTGTGTTCACCACATACTGTCGGCTGTTGATATGGGATACCTCATAAATTAGAGAGATATTATTGGTAAATGTTTTGTAGTGGACCAAAAACTAATTTCATTAGCTCATAGAGAATGAGTTTAAATCTAATTTACAAATCTTTATCAAAGACAAAGTAATATGTGGCAAAATCTGTACCTGTATGTTTCTGCATGGATGTATAACCTACAATACAGTATATCTAATCTTCTGCATGATGCTATTACTGCATTTCTTGTATCGTATGTCCCAATTTCAAGTATTCCTGATATGGTGTCTTTAAGAGACTTATGAGCATTTTTGTAccatatgtacattttcattcattcctttataaaataatgtcatttttgtttgaatttgtgttCAGGGGTGATGTACTGTAGAAAGCTATATTACCCATGAGCCAACAAGAGTGAGCTTTTAGTGTTCATTGTTGTCAGAGGAAGCTGAATAGAGCAGAATATTTGatacaaatggaaataattgAATGTTCTACACAGTTCACACACTTTTATACAAAATAGCAAGCTTTATAATTCGATAGATGCCTAATGTAACTTTGAGTATGTAACAAGCCTTAGATATGCGCAGATGACAGGTATGTCCCATTTTTTCCTAGTTGTTTGTACATGACTTTTCATTGATCGTCATTCAAAATGCAACAACATAAACAatagaaaaatgtacatgaggAAGTTACATTAAACTAGGCAATTAAATTGTGATCATGTatctgttgttgatttttacGGTATACATGttgcaaataaacatgtttgAGAAGATATTTTCCATCTTTGGCCCTGACCTTTGTGCCTGAATATGACTAAAACAAAACCCCTCACTGGTTGTTCCATCCTCGTAAGGCTATGGATTGCAGGCGCTTCACTGCCAATGCCAGGTTCTGGTCTGCTTCTTCTGCTGTTGGACCGTGTGCATAAGAGTGTGCCTTCTGTGGaacaccagcaggtggcactgtATGGCCGGACTCACCCCTTCCAGTGTGTGGTGGTGCAAGCAGCAATAATGGCATAGCAGATGATACTGCTCAGCTGTCTGTGAGGATGATGGCATGAGGAAAGAAACTGCTCCTGCAGCTGGTAGTTTTGGTGTACAGGGTTCTGTAGCGCCTGCCGGAAGGGAGGAGCTGAAAAAGGTTGTGTCCGGGGTGTGAGG
Protein-coding regions in this window:
- the upf3a gene encoding regulator of nonsense transcripts 3A isoform X2, with the translated sequence MRSEKELVTSGRERRIVEIQFRDLPREQDGVSANPKPKEEKKEIFTKVVIRRLPPSLSKDQLEEQISPLPAYDYFEFFSADQSLYPHLFSRAYINFKNPEDIVLFRDRFDGYVFIDNKGQEYPAVVEFAPFQKVSKKKLKKKDAKAGSIEEDPEYRRFLESYCCDEEKTTANPETLLGEIEAKTRELIAKRTTPLLEYIKNKKLEKQRIREEKREERRRREQEKKRQREEEKRKRREEERRKRKEAEKQKKLAEKEIKIKLLKKSDRDDDPDSDRLKDRGDSGDTERNRWDKSSGHMKAKHLEKEAKDKSQAESDKEQRDHGRRLRDKDPDRHRGRDEERKRQRHHYEFDKFMRHKEETKWGKGYCQDRAKKDSHHHNYSFCPDTGDKLGKDDREDMGSRKERIRNKDRPAMQLYQPGAHSRTRAGSGGKGYDCFGNSPERGGEPRYEMAMGTGSEKSGDE
- the upf3a gene encoding regulator of nonsense transcripts 3A isoform X1, which gives rise to MRSEKELVTSGRERRIVEIQFRDLPREQDGVSANPKPKEEKKEIFTKVVIRRLPPSLSKDQLEEQISPLPAYDYFEFFSADQSLYPHLFSRAYINFKNPEDIVLFRDRFDGYVFIDNKGQEYPAVVEFAPFQKVSKKKLKKKDAKAGSIEEDPEYRRFLESYCCDEEKTTANPETLLGEIEAKTRELIAKRTTPLLEYIKNKKLEKQRIREEKREERRRREQEKKRQREEEKRKRREEERRKRKEAEKQKKLAEKEIKIKLLKKSDRDDDPDSDRLKDRGDSGDTERNRWDKSSGHMKAKHLEKEAKDKSQAESDKEQRDHGRRLRDKDPDRHRGRDEERKRQRHHYEFDKFMRHKEETKWGKGYCQDRAKKDSHHHNYSFCPDTGDKLGKDDREDMGSRKERIRNKSVLAHQDKRTSQSEGRDQIGGALPVKDRPAMQLYQPGAHSRTRAGSGGKGYDCFGNSPERGGEPRYEMAMGTGSEKSGDE